A genomic region of Alicyclobacillus sp. SO9 contains the following coding sequences:
- a CDS encoding DUF5703 domain-containing protein — protein MQESENRLDEYNVVWQSPSQNSSESMPVGGRDIGLNVWVEDGDVLFYIGRSGTFDENNQMLKLGRVRLRIHPNPFTTAESFRQELKLQQGNIEITSRQKDGSSTKVDIWVEITRPVIHADVVASQPMVLEIVYENWRTTERDLPPGRQRHPAMSTLGYPGVVTTKPDVVEFLDGHIVFYHRNQTDALLFDKIVSQQGLESVRDTLFNPQIHRTFGGLVCGDEFVEDGTEQGRYIDTKHTGWRLRSKEASTSHHCKIVLHTSQCESLSSWLDELTTYANEAIDVDVTKMQTESWWKRYWDRSYVRILPDALGKDSEPWELGRNYALFRYMLGCNAYGEYPTKFNGGLFTTDPGFVESELMHVSPDFRAWGGGSFTAQNQRLVYWPMLKNGDFDMMESQFDFYLKILRNAELRTKTYWGHDGCSFTEQLENFGLPVGYEWGWMNSNDPLHRRTPFSNSTEQLSPWVRHLFINQLEFSFMILKYYQYSGRDISDYMPFIESSIRFFDEHYQYLHYINTGKRFDTNGNLVFFPSTAGETYKEARNPSDLIAGLRATVQAVLELPIVLLSEEKRRYYESLNDRLPSIPLRQMNGHNTIAPAESWSEIINVEIPQLYAVFPYELYGIGRDDLKLATDTWTFGVDTENQKDHKSWHQDNIFCARMGLTEEARQYTVRKMSSGPFRFPSFWGPGHDWVPDHNWGGSGMLGIQEMLLQTNGEKIYLLPAWPRDWDVDFKLSAPFQTTVEGKVRQGRLMEFVVTPESRTADVISVWDV, from the coding sequence TTGCAAGAATCCGAAAATAGACTTGATGAATACAATGTTGTTTGGCAGTCTCCGAGTCAAAACTCCTCTGAAAGTATGCCTGTGGGAGGTAGAGATATTGGCTTAAACGTGTGGGTGGAAGACGGAGATGTTCTTTTCTACATAGGCCGGAGTGGTACCTTTGACGAGAACAATCAGATGTTGAAACTGGGACGGGTTCGACTTCGCATCCATCCAAATCCATTCACTACCGCCGAGTCATTTCGTCAAGAACTCAAACTTCAGCAGGGGAACATTGAAATTACAAGCCGACAAAAGGACGGGAGCTCTACAAAAGTCGATATTTGGGTGGAAATCACGCGCCCAGTCATACACGCAGATGTCGTGGCCTCACAGCCGATGGTACTGGAGATTGTCTATGAGAATTGGAGAACAACAGAACGTGATCTTCCACCCGGCCGGCAGCGCCACCCGGCCATGAGCACCCTGGGATACCCAGGGGTTGTCACGACCAAACCGGATGTGGTTGAATTTTTAGACGGTCATATTGTCTTCTATCACCGCAATCAGACGGACGCATTGCTATTTGATAAGATTGTGAGCCAACAGGGACTGGAAAGCGTTCGAGATACACTCTTCAATCCGCAGATTCATCGGACGTTTGGCGGATTAGTTTGTGGTGATGAGTTTGTTGAAGATGGTACTGAACAGGGCCGATATATCGACACGAAACACACGGGATGGCGCCTGCGAAGTAAGGAGGCCTCCACGTCCCATCACTGCAAAATTGTGTTGCATACTTCCCAGTGCGAATCCTTGTCCTCCTGGCTAGACGAGTTGACCACATATGCCAATGAAGCGATTGATGTCGACGTTACAAAAATGCAAACGGAGAGCTGGTGGAAGCGATACTGGGATCGCAGCTACGTTCGGATCCTGCCTGATGCTTTAGGCAAGGACAGCGAACCATGGGAACTAGGGAGAAACTATGCTCTGTTTCGATATATGCTGGGGTGTAACGCTTACGGGGAGTACCCAACAAAATTTAACGGTGGACTGTTCACTACGGACCCAGGCTTTGTCGAATCGGAGTTAATGCATGTTTCTCCTGATTTCAGGGCATGGGGCGGCGGGAGTTTTACAGCGCAGAACCAGCGACTCGTGTACTGGCCAATGCTCAAGAATGGTGATTTTGATATGATGGAGTCGCAGTTTGATTTTTATCTGAAAATTCTTCGCAATGCAGAATTAAGGACAAAGACTTATTGGGGTCACGATGGCTGCTCATTCACTGAACAACTAGAGAATTTTGGTTTGCCGGTTGGGTACGAATGGGGATGGATGAACAGTAACGATCCTTTGCACAGACGCACTCCATTCTCCAATTCGACAGAACAATTGTCCCCTTGGGTGCGTCATTTATTTATAAACCAACTAGAGTTCTCGTTCATGATTTTAAAATACTACCAGTACAGCGGTCGGGACATTTCTGATTACATGCCCTTTATCGAGAGCAGCATACGTTTCTTTGATGAACATTACCAGTATCTACATTATATAAATACAGGGAAACGCTTCGACACAAACGGGAACCTGGTGTTCTTTCCTTCTACGGCGGGGGAAACGTATAAGGAGGCAAGAAACCCCAGTGACCTCATTGCAGGACTGCGGGCTACAGTCCAGGCTGTATTGGAGTTGCCCATTGTGCTTCTGAGCGAGGAAAAACGACGGTATTACGAATCACTAAACGACAGACTTCCCAGCATTCCGCTCAGGCAGATGAATGGTCATAACACGATTGCTCCTGCGGAGAGCTGGAGTGAGATTATCAATGTAGAAATTCCACAGCTATATGCTGTCTTTCCATACGAATTGTACGGTATCGGACGAGATGATTTAAAATTGGCCACTGATACGTGGACATTCGGAGTGGATACGGAAAATCAGAAAGACCATAAGAGTTGGCATCAAGATAATATTTTCTGCGCACGGATGGGACTAACGGAAGAAGCGAGACAATACACAGTACGGAAGATGAGCAGTGGTCCTTTTAGGTTCCCATCCTTCTGGGGCCCTGGCCATGATTGGGTTCCTGACCACAACTGGGGAGGCTCAGGCATGCTGGGGATACAGGAAATGCTCTTGCAGACAAACGGGGAGAAAATCTACTTATTGCCTGCTTGGCCAAGAGACTGGGATGTAGATTTTAAGCTGAGTGCACCGTTCCAAACTACCGTCGAAGGAAAGGTTCGACAAGGCAGACTGATGGAATTTGTAGTTACGCCGGAATCAAGAACAGCCGATGTAATTAGTGTTTGGGACGTGTAA